In Oceaniferula marina, the following proteins share a genomic window:
- a CDS encoding helix-turn-helix domain-containing protein — protein MKNQPFTSELMVTDIGYYPCAEAHFVERMDGLNGHILVFCLDGRGWFSWGGERMEVAPMEVFWVPARQAHSYGSFRDGGWEIYWVHVEGEDVEPLLGWTPLSRDQPLISFTNAHALRRQFNMMLQSLESGFSDHVLFQLSRFMITLVGLLHVDAGSSRAAERRERMELAIEQMRSSVSEPLALEAYARTSGFAVSQFSSLFKQYYGSSPMAYLAELRVQRACELFDTTGMSVKEVAFALGFEDPLYFSRMFKKVAGVAPSAYRLEQS, from the coding sequence ATGAAAAATCAACCTTTTACAAGTGAATTGATGGTGACTGATATTGGTTACTACCCATGTGCTGAAGCTCATTTTGTGGAGCGAATGGATGGTTTAAATGGACATATCCTCGTATTTTGTCTGGACGGTCGAGGGTGGTTTTCATGGGGTGGGGAGCGTATGGAGGTCGCTCCGATGGAGGTGTTTTGGGTTCCGGCTAGGCAGGCTCACAGCTATGGAAGTTTTAGGGACGGGGGTTGGGAGATCTATTGGGTTCACGTCGAGGGAGAGGATGTGGAACCCTTGTTGGGCTGGACGCCGTTAAGCCGAGACCAGCCGCTAATTTCGTTTACCAATGCTCATGCATTGCGGAGGCAGTTCAACATGATGTTGCAGAGTTTGGAGTCGGGGTTTTCCGATCATGTTTTGTTCCAGTTGTCTCGCTTTATGATTACGCTTGTGGGTTTGCTGCATGTGGATGCGGGATCCAGCAGGGCAGCCGAGCGGCGTGAACGCATGGAGTTGGCCATTGAACAGATGCGGTCATCGGTATCGGAACCGCTTGCGCTGGAGGCCTATGCGCGGACCAGTGGATTTGCGGTTTCCCAGTTCAGCAGCCTATTTAAGCAGTACTACGGAAGTAGTCCGATGGCTTACTTGGCGGAATTACGAGTGCAGAGGGCGTGCGAATTGTTTGATACGACTGGGATGTCGGTGAAGGAGGTGGCTTTCGCCCTCGGATTTGAGGACCCCTTGTACTTTTCCCGGATGTTTAAAAAGGTGGCTGGCGTTGCTCCGAGTGCGTATCGACTGGAGCAAAGTTGA